From the genome of bacterium, one region includes:
- a CDS encoding M48 family metalloprotease — MKPRIVLILLLAMLCWAGCLSTSRESAIGDQEAEKAEKSMGLVTDPIPLAYVRRIGERLTAVSSRPEGPWSFKIADSEEPNAFALPGGHVYVTRGLLALINSEDELAGVIGHEIGHVTARHSAKQVGAAVLTAPVTLASAITGMAVGLVSPLLRDVVKGTGQLVTKGLVLAPFGRVQETRADEIGQTLAALAGYDPAGLPRFLHTLGRDIELLGVDESHFHFLNNHPMTEDRVAKTGARAKTLTRGTGAPLAHTAAELFAKLDGLLVGADPAQGVFRESLFLHPGLDLAIDFPEGWETVNTPEAAGAVNPEKDAAVALRLVAADTTLDAALAKAAKEQKGVVFERSKIRGLPAARTQHASGGHNADITLIGFRGDVFAIVGQSSERDAKSLEPIFEKTSRSFRALRSSERGSIRESRLRVRTSRSQETASSLAKRTGSTWSAKELAVANGVEFEAHFFRGQSVKVAVPEPYSR; from the coding sequence GTGAAGCCCCGGATCGTTCTCATCCTCTTGCTTGCAATGCTCTGCTGGGCCGGCTGCCTCAGCACTTCTCGAGAGAGCGCCATCGGCGATCAGGAGGCGGAGAAGGCCGAGAAGAGCATGGGGCTGGTCACGGATCCGATCCCGCTCGCCTATGTGCGCAGGATCGGCGAGCGACTCACCGCGGTCTCCTCGCGGCCGGAAGGGCCCTGGAGTTTCAAGATTGCGGATTCGGAGGAGCCGAACGCCTTCGCCCTGCCGGGAGGCCATGTCTATGTGACCCGGGGGCTGCTCGCCCTGATCAACTCCGAAGACGAGCTCGCCGGGGTGATCGGTCACGAGATCGGACATGTGACGGCACGCCATAGTGCAAAGCAGGTGGGAGCCGCCGTGCTGACGGCGCCCGTCACCCTGGCCAGCGCCATCACCGGAATGGCCGTTGGCCTGGTGAGCCCGCTGTTGCGCGATGTCGTAAAGGGAACCGGACAGCTCGTCACCAAGGGCCTGGTGCTCGCCCCCTTCGGACGGGTGCAGGAAACCAGGGCCGACGAGATCGGCCAGACCCTGGCCGCCCTGGCAGGCTACGACCCGGCGGGCCTGCCGCGCTTCCTGCATACCCTCGGGCGCGACATCGAGTTGCTGGGGGTCGATGAAAGCCATTTCCACTTCCTGAACAACCATCCGATGACAGAAGACCGCGTGGCGAAGACGGGAGCGAGGGCGAAGACATTGACGAGGGGAACGGGCGCTCCTCTGGCACACACGGCGGCGGAGTTGTTCGCCAAGCTCGATGGGCTGTTGGTCGGCGCCGACCCGGCACAGGGCGTGTTTCGGGAGAGTCTCTTCCTGCATCCGGGCCTCGATCTGGCGATCGACTTTCCCGAAGGCTGGGAGACCGTAAATACGCCCGAGGCAGCAGGCGCCGTGAATCCTGAGAAGGACGCGGCCGTGGCCCTGCGGCTGGTCGCCGCGGACACGACCCTCGATGCAGCGCTGGCAAAGGCCGCGAAAGAGCAGAAAGGCGTCGTGTTCGAACGCAGCAAGATCCGGGGGCTCCCGGCCGCGCGAACCCAGCATGCATCGGGCGGACACAACGCGGACATCACATTGATCGGCTTCCGTGGAGATGTCTTTGCAATCGTCGGACAGAGTTCGGAGAGGGACGCGAAATCCCTCGAGCCAATCTTCGAGAAGACCAGTCGCAGCTTTCGGGCGCTACGGTCCAGCGAGCGTGGGTCGATCCGCGAATCGCGCCTGCGCGTGCGCACGTCGCGCAGTCAGGAAACCGCCA